TCGTATTTCTATAATTCTTTGATAACCGGTACTGATGAGGCTACCTGGGGCAAAGATGCTGACGGGAACTTTAAAGATATGGACTGCTCTGGAGTGGGATCTATTTTATCAACAAGTTATCCGAGCAGTGTATTGTGGAGTGAGGCATTTCCAAACATTAACAATGCCAGTGGAATAATCGAAAACGCCAGTGCTGCAGGTATATCAAGTGCACTTGTGGCCGAGGCCAGGTTTTTCCGTGCTTTCGATTATTTTCTTTTGGTGCAAACTTTCGGTGGGGTTCCGCTCGATTTAGGCGCCGGAGAATTAAAATTTAATACCAATCCGTCAAGAACTTCTGTGAGAAATACCGTACCTGTGGTTTATACCAAAGCTGTATTTCCTGATCTTCTAAAAGCCGTGGCAGATCTGCCTACAACGGGAAGGGTTACAGGTGGTGTAACTAAGGTTGCTGCACAGCTATTTTTATCAAAAGCATATCTAACCTATGCATGGTGGCTTCAAAATCCCAATAATATTCCAACCTATCCTGAAGCTGCAAGAACCGACCCCGACGGACATGATGCTAATTACTATTTCCAGCAAGCGTATGATATTGCTACTGCTGCAATCGAAAACCCAGGCACATTTGGGCTGATGGATACCTATTATGACGTGAACTGGGCCGTGAATGACCGCAACAAAGAAACATTATTGTATGCTGATCATACTCAAACGAGTGAGAAATTTAATGGCGGAAGTTTAACCTTTGGAAGCGGCGGTGCGCCAGATAATTTTGCAGGCTGGATGATGACCTGGAACTATCCGAATATCCGTAGTGGAGGCATCAGTTCAGTTCAGCGTGAGGCCGAGCAGCATTTAGGCCGCCCATGGAACCGTATGGCGCCAACAATTGAGGTATTGAAGAATACCTTTGCCGATAAAACACTGGATTCGAGATATGATGGTACTTTTACCACCGTTTACAGAGGTAACTGGCCTAAAGGCTACAATCCACCATCAAGTGCGCCTGCATCATTGGTTAACGCAAATGGATTATCGGTAGTTCCTGGAGATGCAGTACTTACTTTTTTAAATACAGATAACCCTGCTATCGTTTACCCAACGGGTGCAGGCATCAGTAATGTAGGGGCGGGTATTCTACCTGGAAGAGCTGATTATGTGGTGGCTCCGGGTGGAATCAGCAGAATCGTTTATCCGGGACTTTGGAAACTGGGACCTTATCGCACCGATAACGGCACAGGACTAGGGCAGCCAAACGCGGGGAGTACACGTCCTTTTCCGGTAGCTAAATTTTCAGAACTTTACTTTGTTGCAGCAGAAGCCGCGGTAAAAGGAGCAACAACTAAAGCAGGTAAAAGTGCCCGCGAACTCATTAATGTGATTCGTGCAAGAGCTGGTAAATGGCGTTTTGATAATAATGGAAACGTGGCTAAAGTTGCAGACAATAGTGCTGCGATGATGGCAGCAACTCCAGCTACGATAGATATTAATTATATTTTGGCAGAACGCTCAAGAGAATATTATGCTGAAGGCTATCGTAGATACGACCTGATCCGTACCCAAAAATGGGCTGAACTTTCTGCTACGTATACCATTGCTGGAATTGCCTATGGCGATCACACGCCACAGACAGTAACCCGCACAATTACACCGGCATTATATTTACGGCCTATACCTCAGGCACAAATAGACGGAATGCAGATGAGTGCAGATGAAAAAAAGGCTTACCAGAATCCTGGTTATTAAAAAAATACTTTGGTTTAGTTTGGTGGGCGGCGTCAATTGATGTCGCTCATTCGTTTTTATAAAGGAGCCTGCTTTTCTTGCGGCCAGAAGATTTTGGGTAAATAAAATCCTGAAAATTTGATTTTCAAACTTAATTGGTCTTTCTGTTAAATGTTTAGGCTATTGGTTTGCACTATCCTGAAATAAAAAATCCCGACTGCTAAAACGTTACTCCCATATCTAACATACCTTTCGTCCCTAACAAATAACCATAAATCAAGAACCTAATTTATTCTCCTAATGCAAGTAAATTCTTTAAAAAAAAGCCAGATTTTCTTTGTGCTTCTTATCCTTTTCACTTTTTGGATTGATTACACGAAGGCCCAGACAAGTTTGGGCTTGGAAAAACAATTTATTCATGAAACCAGAAGTAATAAAGAAGATTTTGCATTGATAGAAAAAGGAAGAGCGGCGAATATTTTTTATGATGTAAATGATTATAAGGGCGTTATAAGAGCAATTGGCGATTTAGGTCAGGATTTTTTTAGCGTATCAGGCGTAAAGCCAGAATTGAAAAGCATTAAGCCTTTGGAGAAGGCTATTATTCTGATCGGAACCCTGGGCAAAAGCAAACTTATCGATCAGCTGATCAGTTCCGGAAAGCTCAACAAATCAAGCCTTTATGGCAAGTGGGAGAGCTTCTTAATATCGACCGTTAAAAAACCATTTCCTGGAGTTGACCAGGCATTGGTTATTGCAGGAAGCGACAAAAGGGGAACAATATACGGCGTATACGAACTATCGGAGCAGTTAGGGGTGTCTCCGTGGTATTGGTGGGCTGATGTTCCACCCAAAACCCGGAAAAGTGCATTTGCTGTTTCCGGAAATTACAGTTCAGGAGAACCGGAAGTGAAATACCGTGGAATATTCATTAATGATGAAGCCCCCGCAATGACTGGATGGGCTAAGGAAAAGTTTGGCGGGATGAATAGTAAAATGTATACACATATGTTTGAGCTGCTGCTTCGCCTGCGGGGCAATTACCTTTGGCCAGCCATGTGGGGCAATGCATTTAATGAAGATGATACCGAAAATCCACGTCTCGCCGATGAATATGGCATTGTAATGGGCACCTCGCATCATGAACCGATGATCCGTGCGCAACAGGAATGGAAAAAACACGGAGTGGGTGCCTGGAATTACGCAACAAACCCCCAGGAACTAAATGCTTTCTGGCAGGAGGGAATTAAAAGAAACAAAAACTACGAAAGCCTGGTAACCATGGGCATGCGGGGAGATGGAGATGAACCCATGGTTGAAGGTGGAGATATGGCATCCAATGTGAGACTGCTGGAAAATATTATCGCTAATCAGCGTAAAATTCTTTCCGAAAATATGGAAAAGCCTGTAGAAAAGATACCACAGCTCTGGGCTTTATACAAAGAGGTAAAAGACTATTACGATTTCGGAATGAAAGTTCCTGATGACATTACCCTGCTGTGGGCAGATGATAACTGGGGCAACTTACGGCATTTGCCCACCACCCAAGAACGCAATCGGAGCGGAGGATCTGGGATATATTATCATTTTGATTATGTTGGCGCACCAAGAAATTATAAATGGCTGAATACCACTTCGCTGCCAAAAGTTTGGGAACAGATGAATTTGGCCTATAATTATGGCGCCGACCGTATTTGGGTGGTGAATGTTGGTGATCTGAAACCAATAGAAATTCCAATAGAGTTTTTTTTACGGATGGCATGGAATCCTAAAGCGATGGACCGGGAAAAGCTGGCTGGTTTTCTCCTGCAGTGGGCAACACGTGAATTTGGATCTGGCCAGGCGAAAGAAATTGCAGATTTGGTACGCTTGTACTCCAAATATACCACCAGGCGCAAACCCGAACTGCTGGGGCCAGAAACTTTTAGCTTGATAAACTTCAGTGAAGCACAGCGCGTAGCCATGGAGTGGAGCACACTAAGTAACAGGGCAGCGCAGGTGAATAACAAGCTGCCACAGCAGTACAAAGATGCGTTCTATCAATTGGTACGCTATCCAATCCAGGCGATG
The nucleotide sequence above comes from Pedobacter riviphilus. Encoded proteins:
- a CDS encoding RagB/SusD family nutrient uptake outer membrane protein, which translates into the protein MKNIQLKTAAGIWLLMVIFSGCSKILEEEPRSIFTPDYFKTVTGVNGGLTSMYAHLRNMYGQSYFYNSLITGTDEATWGKDADGNFKDMDCSGVGSILSTSYPSSVLWSEAFPNINNASGIIENASAAGISSALVAEARFFRAFDYFLLVQTFGGVPLDLGAGELKFNTNPSRTSVRNTVPVVYTKAVFPDLLKAVADLPTTGRVTGGVTKVAAQLFLSKAYLTYAWWLQNPNNIPTYPEAARTDPDGHDANYYFQQAYDIATAAIENPGTFGLMDTYYDVNWAVNDRNKETLLYADHTQTSEKFNGGSLTFGSGGAPDNFAGWMMTWNYPNIRSGGISSVQREAEQHLGRPWNRMAPTIEVLKNTFADKTLDSRYDGTFTTVYRGNWPKGYNPPSSAPASLVNANGLSVVPGDAVLTFLNTDNPAIVYPTGAGISNVGAGILPGRADYVVAPGGISRIVYPGLWKLGPYRTDNGTGLGQPNAGSTRPFPVAKFSELYFVAAEAAVKGATTKAGKSARELINVIRARAGKWRFDNNGNVAKVADNSAAMMAATPATIDINYILAERSREYYAEGYRRYDLIRTQKWAELSATYTIAGIAYGDHTPQTVTRTITPALYLRPIPQAQIDGMQMSADEKKAYQNPGY